Proteins from a genomic interval of Halorussus rarus:
- a CDS encoding carboxylate--amine ligase: protein MSESVRSRTGPSDDPERESVVVPAIGTASSVYCLRSLSRRGVHTIAASEQDSPPAFWSRHCDETKSLPSYRDDVVAYKDELLALARRPDVKAVTPLREIDVYVLARYRDEFEEHLRHVWPTMEMLRVTHDRVSLMDAAERAGVDVAETKVLGDVDDWGRGWIVKPRYAVLVDEYVDSYSPSDFGAGVNTLYFEPGVEPDFEQIRGDMGHDPIAQERVPGEEYAFWAMYDRGEALATCQKIQTRSVTYAGGSSVYRETVDIPELGRAGQALLDHLDWHGPGCVQFIRDEETGEFKLIEVNPRLWGSVTCAIHAGRDFPYYYWQLANDEPVEPEEAYEVGVGTHQLSGEAVHLYNVLAHDNPVVDPPRFPTRAWEIARSLYDQPNFDYLSREDPGPFVREFLNHAGDLTGRFRDVLTVESGERSVPSSASR from the coding sequence ATGTCAGAGTCCGTTCGGTCCCGGACCGGCCCGAGTGACGACCCGGAGCGCGAGTCGGTCGTCGTCCCGGCCATCGGTACCGCGAGTTCGGTCTACTGCCTCCGGTCGCTCAGCCGGCGCGGCGTCCACACCATCGCGGCGTCCGAGCAGGACTCGCCCCCGGCGTTCTGGTCGCGCCACTGCGACGAGACGAAGTCGCTCCCCTCCTACCGGGACGACGTGGTGGCGTACAAGGACGAACTGCTGGCGCTGGCGCGGCGACCTGACGTGAAGGCCGTCACCCCGCTCCGCGAGATAGACGTGTACGTGTTGGCGCGGTACCGCGACGAGTTCGAAGAGCACCTCCGGCACGTCTGGCCGACCATGGAGATGCTGCGGGTCACCCACGACCGGGTGTCGCTGATGGACGCGGCCGAGCGGGCGGGCGTCGACGTCGCCGAGACGAAGGTGCTGGGCGACGTCGACGACTGGGGCCGCGGCTGGATCGTCAAGCCGCGGTACGCGGTCCTCGTCGACGAGTACGTCGACTCGTACTCGCCGTCCGACTTCGGGGCGGGCGTCAACACCCTCTACTTCGAGCCGGGCGTCGAACCCGACTTCGAGCAGATCCGGGGGGACATGGGCCACGACCCCATCGCCCAGGAGCGCGTTCCGGGCGAGGAGTACGCGTTCTGGGCGATGTACGACCGCGGGGAAGCCCTGGCGACCTGCCAGAAGATCCAGACCCGGTCGGTCACCTACGCCGGCGGGTCGAGCGTATACCGCGAGACCGTCGATATTCCGGAGCTGGGACGGGCCGGGCAGGCGCTGCTCGACCACCTCGACTGGCACGGGCCGGGGTGCGTCCAGTTCATCCGCGACGAGGAGACGGGCGAGTTCAAGCTGATCGAGGTCAACCCCCGTCTCTGGGGTTCGGTGACGTGCGCCATCCACGCGGGCCGGGACTTCCCGTACTACTACTGGCAGTTGGCCAACGACGAGCCCGTAGAACCCGAGGAGGCGTACGAGGTCGGCGTGGGGACCCACCAGCTCAGCGGCGAGGCGGTCCACCTCTACAACGTGCTCGCACACGACAACCCGGTGGTCGACCCGCCGAGGTTCCCGACCCGCGCGTGGGAGATCGCCAGGTCGCTGTACGACCAGCCTAACTTCGATTACCTGTCCCGAGAGGACCCCGGCCCCTTCGTCAGGGAGTTCCTGAACCACGCGGGCGACCTCACCGGCCGGTTCCGGGACGTCCTGACGGTGGAATCCGGGGAGCGGTCGGTTCCGAGCTCCGCGTCTCGGTAA
- a CDS encoding TetR/AcrR family transcriptional regulator, translating into MSEPTEDIMRATFCALCERGYAEVTMRDIAEQADRSKASLHYHYESKHGLMLAFLDHLFERFTERVGSFDPATDDPDEFLRSFVDDVLHPPDDGDDSVREFRTAVLEIKAQAPYDEAFRERLARFDDHIAENVSAAVAAGIEAGVYRESVDPDAVAQFVLTLADGAQSRHVVAGDDPDAAMAAFEAHVESHLLADPEVPA; encoded by the coding sequence ATGAGCGAACCCACCGAGGACATCATGCGGGCGACCTTCTGCGCCCTCTGCGAGCGCGGCTACGCCGAGGTCACGATGCGTGACATCGCCGAGCAGGCCGACAGGAGCAAGGCCTCGCTCCACTACCACTACGAGAGCAAACACGGGCTCATGCTCGCGTTCCTCGACCACCTCTTCGAGCGGTTCACCGAGCGGGTCGGGTCGTTCGACCCCGCGACCGACGACCCCGACGAGTTCCTGCGGTCGTTCGTCGACGACGTGCTCCACCCGCCGGACGACGGCGACGACAGCGTCCGGGAGTTCCGGACCGCGGTGCTCGAGATCAAGGCCCAGGCGCCCTACGACGAGGCGTTCCGCGAGCGCCTCGCCCGGTTCGACGACCACATCGCCGAGAACGTGAGCGCGGCCGTGGCCGCCGGCATCGAAGCGGGCGTCTACCGCGAGTCGGTCGACCCCGACGCGGTCGCGCAGTTCGTGCTGACGCTGGCCGACGGCGCCCAGTCGCGCCACGTCGTCGCGGGCGACGACCCCGACGCCGCGATGGCGGCGTTCGAGGCCCACGTCGAGAGCCACCTCCTTGCCGACCCGGAGGTGCCCGCGTGA
- a CDS encoding 2-oxo acid dehydrogenase subunit E2, with product MSDRRREIGRVSPQRQLTVDYMRMAGHRSNVYGLVEVDVTDAREKIRTIEEETGTDLSFTAFVVSCLAASVEEQPQVQRYRDWRGRIHEFEDVDVNVLVEREVDGERIGVPHVVRAANRRTVRSIHDEIRRVQADTSNPPEAGIAGLASRLPGFIRRQVWRLPRWFPSRWKRMAGTVAVTSVGMFGTGSGWAISPTNYTLQLTVGGIGTKPRLIDGELRSREHLSLTVTFDHDVVDGAPAARFVQRLGEHLEAGTGLDAASVE from the coding sequence ATGAGTGACCGCCGCCGCGAAATCGGGCGCGTGTCTCCGCAACGGCAGTTGACGGTTGATTACATGCGGATGGCGGGACACCGGAGCAACGTCTACGGACTCGTCGAAGTCGACGTCACCGATGCCAGGGAAAAGATCCGAACGATCGAGGAAGAGACCGGAACAGACCTCTCGTTCACAGCCTTCGTCGTCTCCTGTTTGGCGGCCAGCGTGGAGGAACAGCCACAGGTCCAGCGATACCGCGACTGGCGGGGACGGATCCACGAGTTCGAGGACGTGGACGTCAACGTCCTCGTCGAGCGTGAGGTCGACGGCGAACGAATCGGTGTCCCCCACGTCGTCAGAGCGGCGAATCGGCGGACGGTCCGGTCGATTCACGACGAGATTCGGCGCGTCCAGGCGGACACCTCGAACCCTCCCGAGGCCGGAATCGCCGGGCTCGCGAGCCGTCTCCCCGGATTCATCCGGAGACAGGTCTGGCGCCTCCCGCGGTGGTTCCCGTCGCGGTGGAAGCGCATGGCCGGCACCGTCGCCGTCACCTCCGTAGGGATGTTCGGCACCGGAAGCGGGTGGGCCATCAGTCCCACGAACTACACCCTCCAGCTCACCGTCGGCGGCATCGGAACCAAACCGCGCCTGATCGACGGCGAACTCCGGTCCCGGGAGCACCTGAGCCTCACCGTCACCTTCGACCACGACGTCGTGGACGGAGCTCCGGCCGCGCGCTTCGTCCAGCGGCTCGGCGAACACCTGGAAGCCGGCACGGGTTTAGACGCCGCGTCCGTCGAGTGA
- a CDS encoding XdhC family protein, with protein sequence MDDETDPWASSALSVRESLRNAVEEATDEGDGPTAALATVVGVEGSAYRRPGAKRVVADEEAVGGVTAGCLDGPVTDLAEAALAEGPQCETFDLTGEDDTWALGLGCNGVIDVLVEPADASLRPALDRVGRGERVALLTAVGGDGAVPVGARALVDRTGDVEATDARPALPDDAVAAVRERAAAFAAAGRSATVEIETDRGTAAVFVDGLEPAPELLIFGHGGDVRPVSRLARDAGFRVTVAAARGERADAERFPAAHEVVAVRPAGLEEAVSRPTDTYAVLMSHDFVDDRLALESLLDTQVPYVGLMGPRKRFDELRAALAEEGVELSAADRDRVATPVGLDLGGGEPTRIALSVVGEVLAVSNGREGGRLTEAEGPIHARSGSNADDEQPSAGDSDPPPEPDPD encoded by the coding sequence ATGGACGACGAGACCGACCCGTGGGCCTCGAGCGCGCTGTCGGTCCGCGAGAGCCTCCGGAACGCCGTCGAGGAGGCGACCGACGAGGGCGACGGCCCGACCGCGGCCCTCGCCACCGTCGTCGGCGTCGAGGGGTCGGCCTACCGGCGGCCCGGGGCGAAGCGGGTCGTCGCAGACGAGGAGGCCGTTGGCGGCGTCACGGCCGGGTGCCTCGACGGTCCGGTGACCGACCTCGCCGAGGCGGCGCTGGCCGAGGGCCCGCAGTGCGAGACGTTCGACCTCACCGGCGAGGACGACACCTGGGCGCTCGGGCTCGGCTGCAACGGCGTCATCGACGTGCTGGTCGAGCCCGCCGACGCGAGCCTCCGGCCCGCGCTGGACCGGGTTGGTCGGGGCGAGCGCGTCGCCCTGCTCACGGCCGTCGGCGGCGACGGCGCGGTCCCGGTCGGCGCCCGAGCCCTCGTCGACCGGACGGGCGACGTCGAGGCGACCGACGCCCGGCCCGCGCTCCCCGACGACGCGGTGGCAGCGGTCCGCGAGCGCGCGGCGGCGTTCGCGGCGGCGGGCCGGTCTGCCACCGTCGAAATCGAGACCGACCGGGGGACCGCCGCAGTCTTCGTCGACGGCCTCGAGCCGGCGCCCGAACTGCTGATCTTCGGCCACGGCGGGGACGTCCGGCCGGTGTCCCGGCTCGCCCGCGACGCCGGCTTCCGGGTCACGGTCGCGGCCGCCCGCGGCGAGCGGGCCGACGCCGAGCGGTTCCCGGCGGCCCACGAGGTCGTCGCTGTCAGGCCCGCCGGGCTCGAGGAAGCCGTCTCGCGGCCGACCGACACCTACGCGGTGCTGATGAGCCACGACTTCGTCGACGACCGGCTGGCGCTCGAATCGCTGCTCGACACGCAGGTGCCGTACGTCGGCCTGATGGGGCCGCGCAAGCGGTTCGACGAACTGCGGGCCGCGCTGGCCGAGGAGGGGGTCGAGCTCTCGGCGGCCGACCGCGACCGCGTAGCGACGCCGGTCGGCCTCGACCTCGGCGGGGGCGAGCCGACCCGGATCGCGCTCTCGGTCGTCGGCGAGGTGCTCGCGGTCTCGAACGGCCGGGAAGGCGGGCGGCTGACCGAGGCCGAGGGGCCGATTCACGCCCGGTCCGGGTCGAACGCCGACGACGAGCAGCCGTCGGCGGGCGACTCGGACCCGCCGCCAGAGCCCGACCCCGACTGA
- a CDS encoding MATE family efflux transporter, with product MFKGQDELDLTSGDIGRPLFFLSLPIIVTNLLQVAYNLADTFWLGQYSTVALAAISFGFPLVFFLISLGMGVSVAGSVLVAQHTGADEPRKAQYAASQTVTFAFLVSLTLGVLGYFFVEDLLTLLGASPQVLPGATAYLEVMSLGLWAMFGFLVFIALMRGSGDTITPMLVMFGTVVLNVVLDPFLIFGWTVVENAPLVGTLSFPELGVQGAAIATIFSRAVAMVVGLGIMLRGHRGVRIRPGEMVPDADYVPRLVRIGVPASIEGTGRSISVNLMLIVVSTFSTPVVAAFGVGTRIFSLIFMPAIAIDRGVETMTGQNIGADKPDRAATANHFAAKASFLVLAAVGVVVFFTAPAVVSVFSDDPEVVRVGADFLQWVAPTFGFIGVVRAYSGGFRGAGKVMISAALAILMLGFIRLPVAWVASRVVDVSVVGVTIPGLGTFETDALAGTLVADLFAFSLGSRGIWLGFAVSNFLAAALAYAWFRRGTWRDADLTDDPTAAVADD from the coding sequence CTGTTCAAGGGCCAGGACGAGCTCGACCTGACCAGCGGCGACATCGGCCGGCCGCTGTTCTTCCTCTCGCTGCCCATCATCGTCACGAACCTGCTCCAGGTCGCGTACAACCTCGCGGACACCTTCTGGCTCGGCCAGTACAGCACGGTGGCGCTGGCGGCCATCTCCTTCGGCTTCCCGCTCGTCTTCTTCCTCATCTCGCTGGGGATGGGCGTCTCGGTCGCCGGGAGCGTGCTGGTCGCCCAGCACACCGGCGCCGACGAGCCCCGGAAGGCCCAGTACGCCGCCTCCCAGACGGTGACGTTCGCGTTCCTGGTCTCGCTCACGCTGGGCGTGCTGGGCTACTTCTTCGTCGAGGACCTGCTCACGCTCCTCGGCGCCTCGCCCCAGGTGCTGCCCGGCGCCACCGCCTACCTCGAGGTCATGTCGCTCGGGCTGTGGGCGATGTTCGGCTTCCTGGTGTTCATCGCGCTGATGCGGGGTTCGGGCGACACCATCACGCCGATGCTGGTGATGTTCGGGACGGTCGTGCTCAACGTCGTGCTCGACCCGTTCCTCATCTTCGGGTGGACCGTGGTCGAGAACGCCCCGCTGGTCGGCACCCTGAGCTTCCCGGAACTCGGGGTCCAGGGGGCGGCCATCGCCACCATCTTCTCGCGCGCCGTGGCGATGGTCGTCGGGCTGGGCATCATGCTCCGGGGGCATCGGGGCGTCCGGATACGGCCGGGCGAGATGGTCCCCGACGCCGACTACGTCCCCCGGCTGGTCCGCATCGGCGTGCCGGCTTCGATCGAGGGGACCGGCCGCTCGATCTCGGTCAACCTGATGCTAATCGTCGTCAGCACGTTCTCGACGCCCGTGGTCGCGGCGTTCGGGGTCGGCACCCGCATCTTCTCGCTCATCTTCATGCCGGCCATCGCCATCGACCGGGGCGTCGAGACGATGACCGGCCAGAACATCGGGGCCGACAAGCCCGACCGGGCCGCGACGGCGAACCACTTCGCCGCGAAGGCGTCGTTCCTCGTGCTGGCCGCGGTCGGCGTCGTGGTGTTCTTCACCGCCCCGGCCGTCGTCAGCGTGTTCAGCGACGACCCCGAGGTGGTCCGGGTCGGCGCCGACTTCCTCCAGTGGGTCGCCCCCACCTTCGGGTTCATCGGCGTGGTCCGGGCCTACTCCGGCGGGTTCCGCGGCGCCGGGAAGGTCATGATATCGGCCGCGCTCGCCATCCTGATGCTCGGGTTCATCCGCCTGCCGGTCGCCTGGGTCGCCTCCCGCGTCGTCGACGTGTCCGTCGTCGGGGTCACGATTCCCGGCCTCGGCACGTTCGAGACCGACGCGCTCGCCGGCACGCTCGTCGCCGACCTGTTCGCCTTCTCGCTGGGGTCGCGGGGCATCTGGCTCGGGTTCGCGGTCTCGAACTTCCTGGCGGCCGCGCTCGCCTACGCGTGGTTCCGGCGCGGCACCTGGCGCGACGCCGACCTCACGGACGACCCGACCGCGGCCGTCGCCGACGACTGA
- the arsM gene encoding arsenite methyltransferase, producing the protein MSDDASTADGPDGELDAADQRSAVRERYGQIAEESSSCCGGSDSCGESSDDLTGDRPRQLGYSTEDVDAADAAAELSLGCGNPTGIASLEAGETVLDLGSGGGFDCFLAAREVGPGGRVVGVDMTPEMVETARENAEKNDATNVEFRLGEIEHLPVADETVDAVLSNCVVNLSPDKRRVFEEAHRVLRPGGRLAISDVVRTAELPADVRADPESVAGCVAGAAAIPELEALLADAGFADVAVEPEADSGEFIDEWDEDRDLSDYIVSATITGTKPAPNDSTATPN; encoded by the coding sequence ATGAGTGACGACGCCTCCACCGCAGACGGGCCGGACGGGGAACTGGACGCCGCGGACCAGCGCAGCGCCGTGCGCGAGCGGTACGGGCAGATCGCCGAAGAATCATCGTCGTGCTGCGGCGGCTCGGACTCCTGCGGCGAGTCGTCCGACGACTTGACCGGCGACCGGCCGCGGCAGCTCGGCTACTCGACTGAAGACGTCGACGCGGCCGACGCGGCGGCCGAACTGAGTCTCGGCTGCGGCAACCCGACCGGGATCGCGAGCCTCGAGGCGGGCGAGACCGTCCTCGACCTCGGCTCCGGCGGCGGCTTCGACTGCTTCCTGGCGGCACGGGAGGTCGGCCCCGGCGGCCGGGTCGTCGGCGTCGACATGACCCCCGAGATGGTTGAGACCGCTCGAGAGAACGCCGAGAAGAACGACGCGACGAACGTCGAGTTCCGGCTCGGCGAGATAGAGCACCTGCCGGTCGCCGACGAGACGGTCGACGCCGTGCTCTCGAACTGCGTCGTCAACCTCTCGCCCGACAAGCGGCGGGTCTTCGAGGAGGCCCACCGCGTCCTCCGGCCCGGCGGCCGGCTCGCCATCTCGGACGTCGTCCGGACCGCCGAACTGCCCGCCGACGTCCGCGCCGACCCCGAGTCGGTGGCCGGGTGCGTCGCCGGCGCGGCGGCGATTCCCGAACTCGAAGCCCTGCTGGCCGACGCCGGCTTCGCGGACGTCGCCGTCGAGCCGGAGGCCGACAGCGGCGAGTTCATCGACGAGTGGGACGAGGACCGCGACCTGAGCGACTACATCGTCTCGGCCACGATAACTGGGACGAAACCGGCACCGAACGATTCGACCGCGACCCCGAACTGA
- a CDS encoding NAD-dependent epimerase/dehydratase family protein, producing MELSGKSVLVTGGAGLIGTHLTESLAEDNDVLVADNCSKGNREWVPESAAFADCDLTDPDDVAEVVTDDLDVVFHLGALSDVNRGDHRRVFEENNAMLYNLLERMDEVGLSKIAFASSSAVYGEAPRPTPEDFAPLEPVSTYGASKLAGEGLLSTYAHSHDFTTWMFRFSNVVGPHQRNNVISDFIEKLLDDPTSLEILGDGRQEKSYLHVEDCVSGMEHVVEHTDEPTNLYNLGTRTTVSVTRIAEIVGDVVGADPEFEYTGGDRGWTGDVPKMRLSIEKASAIGWAPERESAQAVRTAAEQLHEELR from the coding sequence ATGGAGCTCTCAGGGAAGTCGGTCCTCGTCACCGGCGGTGCCGGGCTCATCGGCACTCACCTCACCGAGTCGCTCGCCGAGGACAACGACGTGCTCGTCGCGGACAACTGCTCGAAGGGCAACCGCGAGTGGGTGCCCGAGTCGGCGGCGTTCGCGGACTGCGACCTCACCGACCCCGACGACGTGGCCGAGGTCGTCACCGACGACCTGGACGTCGTCTTCCACCTCGGGGCGCTCTCGGACGTCAACCGCGGCGACCACCGCCGGGTGTTCGAGGAGAACAACGCGATGCTGTACAACCTCCTCGAGCGCATGGACGAGGTCGGCCTCTCGAAGATCGCGTTCGCCTCCTCCTCGGCGGTGTACGGCGAGGCCCCGCGCCCCACGCCCGAGGACTTCGCACCGCTCGAACCGGTCAGCACCTACGGCGCGAGCAAGCTGGCCGGCGAGGGCCTGCTCTCGACGTACGCCCACTCCCACGACTTCACGACCTGGATGTTCCGGTTCTCGAACGTCGTGGGACCCCACCAGCGCAACAACGTCATCTCGGACTTCATCGAGAAGCTGCTCGACGACCCCACGAGCCTCGAGATCCTGGGCGACGGGCGCCAGGAGAAGTCCTACCTCCACGTCGAGGACTGCGTGAGCGGGATGGAACACGTCGTCGAGCACACCGACGAGCCGACCAACCTCTACAACCTCGGCACCCGCACGACCGTCTCGGTCACCCGCATCGCCGAAATCGTCGGCGACGTGGTTGGCGCCGACCCCGAGTTCGAGTACACCGGCGGCGACCGGGGCTGGACCGGCGACGTCCCGAAGATGCGCCTCTCCATCGAGAAGGCCAGCGCCATCGGGTGGGCGCCCGAGCGCGAGAGCGCGCAGGCGGTCCGGACCGCGGCCGAGCAACTACACGAGGAGCTGCGCTGA
- a CDS encoding uracil-xanthine permease family protein: MSGEDDLEEVEDDFAPEGPGPSPDPGSEREPASFVEYGIDDKPPLGESVLLGVQHYLTMIGANIAIPLVLAGAMGMPAGATARLIGTFFVVSGIATLAQTTVGNRYPIVQGGTFSMLAPALAIVGVLQTSGAGWETMILQLQGAVIVAGVAEVLIGYFGVMGWLKRHMGPIVIAPVIALIGLSLFNVPQITAPDQNWWLAGLTVALIVLFSQYLKTSHRAFRLFPVLLGLVTAWLLAAGLSVAGVYSPGTAGYVDFSQVFEAQLFVPIYPFQWGTPMFRGSFVIGMFAGMLASVIESFGDYHSVARMAGRGAPSARRIDHGIGMEGLGNLFAGIMGTGNGSTSYTENVGAIGITGVASRYVVQIGAIVAIVVGYVGFVGQLFATIPTPIVGGLFVAMFGQIAAVGLSQLKYVDLDENRNIFIVGLALFAGLAIPNYVSAVGSAGAFQTGLANVAVVGPVLGSEFVAQTLYVIGGTGMAVGGIVAFFLDNTVPGSREERGLTAWEDITEDDSEFRSFWDRHVSDADAEERAPGAD, translated from the coding sequence GTGAGCGGGGAGGACGACCTCGAGGAGGTCGAGGACGACTTCGCGCCCGAGGGGCCCGGCCCGAGTCCGGACCCCGGTTCGGAGCGCGAACCCGCCAGCTTCGTCGAGTACGGCATCGACGACAAGCCGCCCCTGGGCGAGTCGGTGCTGCTGGGCGTCCAGCACTACCTCACGATGATCGGCGCGAACATCGCCATCCCGCTCGTGCTGGCGGGAGCGATGGGCATGCCCGCGGGGGCGACCGCCCGGCTCATCGGGACGTTCTTCGTGGTCTCGGGCATCGCCACCCTCGCCCAGACCACCGTCGGGAACCGGTACCCCATCGTGCAGGGCGGGACGTTCTCGATGCTCGCGCCGGCGCTAGCCATCGTCGGGGTGCTCCAGACCAGCGGCGCGGGCTGGGAGACGATGATACTCCAGCTCCAGGGCGCGGTCATCGTCGCCGGCGTCGCCGAGGTGCTGATCGGCTACTTCGGCGTGATGGGCTGGCTCAAGCGCCACATGGGCCCCATCGTCATCGCGCCGGTCATCGCGCTCATCGGGCTCTCGCTGTTCAACGTCCCCCAGATCACCGCGCCTGACCAGAACTGGTGGCTCGCCGGCCTCACGGTCGCGCTCATCGTGCTGTTCTCCCAGTACCTCAAGACCAGCCACCGGGCGTTCCGGCTGTTCCCGGTGCTGCTCGGGCTCGTCACCGCGTGGCTGCTCGCGGCCGGCCTCTCGGTCGCGGGCGTCTACTCGCCGGGCACCGCGGGCTACGTCGACTTCTCGCAGGTGTTCGAGGCCCAGCTGTTCGTCCCCATCTACCCGTTCCAGTGGGGCACGCCCATGTTCCGCGGGTCGTTCGTCATCGGGATGTTCGCCGGGATGCTGGCCTCGGTCATCGAGAGTTTCGGCGACTACCACTCGGTCGCCCGGATGGCCGGCCGGGGCGCGCCCAGCGCCCGGCGCATCGACCACGGCATCGGCATGGAGGGGCTGGGGAACCTCTTCGCGGGCATCATGGGCACCGGCAACGGCTCGACCTCGTACACCGAGAACGTCGGCGCCATCGGTATCACGGGCGTCGCCTCGCGCTACGTGGTCCAGATCGGAGCCATCGTCGCCATCGTCGTGGGCTACGTCGGCTTCGTCGGCCAGCTGTTCGCGACCATCCCGACGCCAATCGTCGGCGGCCTGTTCGTCGCCATGTTCGGCCAGATCGCCGCGGTCGGGCTCTCGCAACTGAAGTACGTCGACTTAGACGAGAACCGCAACATCTTCATCGTCGGACTCGCGCTGTTCGCCGGGCTCGCCATTCCGAACTACGTGTCGGCGGTCGGCAGCGCGGGGGCGTTCCAGACCGGTCTGGCGAACGTCGCGGTGGTCGGCCCGGTCCTGGGTTCGGAGTTCGTCGCCCAGACCCTCTACGTCATCGGCGGCACGGGGATGGCGGTCGGCGGCATCGTCGCGTTCTTCCTCGACAACACCGTCCCCGGCAGCCGCGAGGAGCGCGGCCTGACCGCGTGGGAGGACATCACCGAGGACGACAGCGAGTTCCGGTCGTTCTGGGACCGCCACGTCTCGGACGCCGACGCCGAGGAGCGAGCGCCCGGCGCGGACTGA
- a CDS encoding ArsR/SmtB family transcription factor — MSGQNRGGQVSDGNDGTAPACCSADHALSDAAVAADVETLATLGNDTRYEALRLIAGAEDGVCVCELEPSLGVSQSAVSQALSRLFSAGLVERRKEGRWRYYSATPRAERLLDMLDETRSVDDE; from the coding sequence ATGAGTGGGCAGAACCGAGGCGGTCAGGTTTCGGACGGAAACGACGGGACGGCGCCGGCCTGCTGTTCGGCCGACCACGCGCTCTCGGACGCGGCGGTCGCCGCCGACGTCGAGACGCTCGCCACGCTCGGCAACGACACCCGGTACGAGGCGCTCCGGCTCATCGCCGGTGCCGAGGACGGCGTCTGCGTCTGCGAGCTCGAACCGAGCCTCGGCGTGAGCCAGAGCGCGGTCAGTCAGGCACTCTCGCGGCTCTTCAGCGCCGGGCTGGTCGAGCGCCGGAAGGAGGGCAGGTGGCGCTACTACTCCGCGACGCCGCGGGCCGAACGCCTCCTGGACATGCTCGACGAAACGAGGTCGGTCGACGATGAGTGA
- the arsN2 gene encoding arsenic resistance N-acetyltransferase ArsN2, translating into MTDPTPSLALRKADSETLDRIEELLDANGLPHEAVRSSPECFYVARSGGALVGIGGVERYGSAGLLRSVAVPAPMRGAGYGTALCDALEERARVDGVETLYLLTTTAAEFFARRGYERVGREAAPERVRGTSQFADRCPDSATCMRKRLDG; encoded by the coding sequence ATGACAGATCCGACACCATCGCTCGCGCTCCGGAAGGCCGACTCCGAGACCCTGGACCGTATCGAAGAACTGCTGGACGCGAACGGGCTTCCGCACGAGGCGGTGCGGTCCAGCCCCGAGTGCTTCTACGTGGCCCGGTCCGGCGGAGCACTCGTCGGAATCGGCGGCGTCGAGCGGTACGGGTCGGCCGGGCTCCTCCGGTCGGTCGCCGTCCCGGCGCCGATGCGCGGTGCGGGGTACGGGACGGCGCTCTGCGACGCGCTGGAGGAGCGCGCCCGGGTGGACGGCGTCGAGACCCTGTACCTGCTGACGACGACCGCGGCCGAGTTCTTCGCCCGGCGCGGCTACGAACGGGTCGGTCGGGAGGCGGCGCCGGAGCGCGTCCGGGGGACGTCCCAGTTCGCCGACCGCTGTCCGGACTCGGCGACCTGCATGCGGAAGCGACTCGACGGATAA